ATCGTAAAGTTTTTGTCTTTGAACGTTTTGAACGTTTTCACCAGGTTCGGATTTTCTTCCCGGCAGGGGCCGCACCAGCTCGCCCAGAAATCAACCAGCACGTATTTGCCTTTAAAAGACGATAGCTTCACGACGTTGCCCAGCGTATCGGTTTGCGCGAAATCCGGGGCCATTTTACCCACGTTCAGCCGGTTCATCACGTCGATTTGCTGCCGGAAAAACTGAGCCTGCAACGACTTGCCAATCGGCATCCTTTCGAGTCGGGTAAGCATACTATCCGCGCCCGCCAAATCGTTCATGCTGATCAGAACGCCCAGCACGTTAACACTGGCCGCGTTGTTGGGGTGAGCCGCAATAAAGTTTTTAAACCGGATCTGATCCTGCTTTACGGTTTCTTCGCGCTCTTGCAGGGCTGCCTGCATCGCGGCCGCGTCGTTGACGGCACTGGCGTTGCCGTATTTGAGTTCGGCCCGCTTATACCGGTTGGTAATGGCCGTATCCGTCATCATCTTTTCCAGCTTCTGCCGCAGGTTTTCTTCTTTCGAGCCGGTTATTTTTAGGGCCCAGAGCGAGTCGGCGTTCCCCCGGATCGTGATGGG
This Larkinella insperata DNA region includes the following protein-coding sequences:
- a CDS encoding TlpA disulfide reductase family protein, with amino-acid sequence MKLLFFTPILLSLAVVGYSQSKAVRKTAGQPTPGGYVISGALKNAANRKIILTENSFYKTKQQSDTATANAKGQFTFRGKLDEVAFYGLSVEGKPGRQYFYLENAPITIRGNADSLWALKITGSKEENLRQKLEKMMTDTAITNRYKRAELKYGNASAVNDAAAMQAALQEREETVKQDQIRFKNFIAAHPNNAASVNVLGVLISMNDLAGADSMLTRLERMPIGKSLQAQFFRQQIDVMNRLNVGKMAPDFAQTDTLGNVVKLSSFKGKYVLVDFWASWCGPCREENPNLVKTFKTFKDKNFTIFSVSLDNNRQNWLTAIHKDRLTWAHVSDLKGWKNEVAQQYGVNSVPANFLLDPTGKIIARNLRGAELSKKISELLQ